A region of Paraburkholderia largidicola DNA encodes the following proteins:
- a CDS encoding extracellular solute-binding protein, with the protein MTAGTRRVEAPRPKWRTLIRPLLRPLPRVALATCVGSLIALSLMTSQHAQAAYAIAQYGNPKYPPDFKHFDYVNPDAPRGGTLVLANPDRSTSFDKFNPFTMRGSAAPGIGLLFESLTTGSADEVASAYGLLADDIAVAADGLSTTFHINPRAHFSNGDPVTAEDVKFSFDTLKSPQAAPQFAAYFAEITRVVIVDPATVRFEFKQHDRELPLLAGGMPVFSRKWGMKPDGSRTAFDQLAFEKPIGSGPYLIESYDNGRTITYKRDPKYWGDKLPVRVGMYNFERINYKLYSDGTARLEAFKAGEYDALVEYVARNWVRRDVGKKFDSGELIKREFPQHNGTGMQGFILNQRRPLFSDVRVRKALDLALDFQWLNRQLFYSQYKRIDSYFVNTDLQAKGMPSPGELKLLEPWRAQLEPGVFGEPPKQPDTDPPGSLRANLLEARALLAQAGWTYRDGALRNAKGEPFVFEILDDSGSSASFDPVYATFVRNLQKLGIVARTRTADFAVYQKRLDAFDFDVTTIRFPDVQVPGADMIDRFGSKAAGEPGSGNLIGLKSPAIDAILRALVGAQTREQLVDATHALDRVLINGYYMVPHWYSATHRVAFKRGLAWPGTLPLYYTAEGWITSMWWFATPQ; encoded by the coding sequence ATGACCGCAGGCACGCGACGGGTTGAAGCGCCGCGCCCGAAATGGCGCACACTGATTCGTCCGCTGTTGCGTCCCTTGCCGCGCGTCGCGCTCGCCACGTGCGTCGGCTCGCTGATCGCGTTGTCGCTCATGACGTCGCAGCATGCGCAGGCCGCGTATGCGATCGCGCAGTACGGCAACCCGAAATATCCGCCTGACTTCAAACACTTCGACTACGTCAATCCCGACGCGCCGCGCGGCGGCACGCTGGTGCTCGCGAATCCCGACCGTTCGACGAGCTTCGACAAATTCAATCCGTTCACGATGCGCGGCAGCGCGGCGCCCGGCATCGGGCTGCTGTTCGAGAGCCTGACGACGGGCAGCGCGGATGAAGTCGCGTCCGCCTACGGTTTGCTGGCCGACGATATCGCCGTTGCGGCGGACGGCCTGTCGACGACCTTCCATATCAATCCGCGCGCGCACTTTTCGAACGGTGACCCCGTCACGGCCGAAGACGTAAAGTTCTCGTTCGACACGCTGAAAAGCCCGCAGGCCGCGCCGCAGTTCGCCGCGTATTTCGCGGAGATCACGCGCGTCGTGATCGTCGACCCGGCGACCGTGCGCTTCGAATTCAAGCAGCACGATCGCGAGCTGCCGTTGCTCGCGGGCGGCATGCCCGTGTTCTCGCGCAAGTGGGGCATGAAGCCGGACGGCAGCCGCACGGCGTTCGATCAGCTCGCGTTCGAAAAACCGATCGGCAGCGGGCCGTATCTGATCGAGAGTTACGACAACGGCCGCACGATCACCTACAAACGCGACCCGAAGTACTGGGGCGACAAGCTGCCCGTGCGCGTCGGCATGTATAACTTCGAGCGCATCAACTACAAGCTGTATTCGGATGGCACCGCGCGTCTCGAAGCATTCAAGGCGGGCGAGTACGATGCGCTCGTCGAATACGTCGCGCGCAACTGGGTGCGCCGCGATGTCGGCAAGAAGTTCGACAGCGGCGAGCTGATCAAGCGCGAATTTCCGCAACATAACGGCACGGGGATGCAGGGCTTTATCCTGAACCAGCGCCGGCCGCTATTCTCGGACGTGCGGGTGCGCAAGGCGCTCGATCTCGCGCTCGACTTCCAGTGGCTCAACCGGCAACTGTTCTACAGCCAGTACAAGCGGATCGACAGCTACTTCGTCAACACGGATCTGCAAGCGAAAGGCATGCCGTCGCCGGGCGAACTGAAACTGCTCGAGCCATGGCGCGCGCAGCTCGAGCCAGGCGTGTTCGGCGAGCCGCCGAAGCAACCCGACACGGACCCGCCCGGTTCGTTGCGCGCGAATCTGCTCGAAGCGCGCGCGCTGCTCGCGCAGGCCGGCTGGACGTATCGCGACGGCGCATTGCGCAACGCGAAGGGCGAGCCGTTCGTGTTCGAGATACTCGACGACTCGGGTTCGTCGGCATCGTTCGACCCGGTGTACGCCACCTTCGTGCGCAATCTGCAAAAGCTCGGCATCGTGGCGCGTACGCGCACGGCGGATTTCGCGGTGTATCAGAAGCGTCTCGACGCGTTCGACTTCGACGTCACGACCATCCGCTTTCCCGACGTGCAGGTGCCGGGCGCGGACATGATCGACCGGTTCGGCAGCAAGGCGGCAGGCGAGCCGGGCTCGGGCAATCTGATCGGCCTGAAGTCGCCCGCCATCGATGCGATCCTGCGCGCACTGGTCGGCGCGCAGACCCGCGAACAACTTGTCGATGCCACGCACGCGCTCGATCGCGTGCTGATCAACGGCTATTACATGGTGCCGCACTGGTACAGCGCGACGCATCGCGTCGCGTTCAAGCGTGGTCTCGCGTGGCCCGGCACCTTGCCGCTGTACTATACGGCGGAAGGATGGATCACTTCGATGTGGTGGTTCGCCACGCCGCAATGA